Proteins encoded by one window of Cydia fagiglandana chromosome Z, ilCydFagi1.1, whole genome shotgun sequence:
- the LOC134679231 gene encoding uncharacterized protein K02A2.6-like, producing MFFVIVDSTSKWIEAFVMQRTTGTAVIKVLMEIFARFGLPKEVVSDNGPPFTSQEVDQFMTRSGIKHTYSAPYHPASNGAAEGAVKLCKRALRKATKEKVDLDVALQSFLFNYRNCPHSTTGESPAMMLQKRALRCRLDLLQPGATVDQRVRQAQGKQVERFASKPLYQMKQGDPVWLQEYSGPDKWVPGTISEVKGNRNYVVTRENGTTSHRHTDQLKKRFKYCVPLGTQFKNKEDIGIEVPQSVELPTQTAQDAPAAPAQPGTSTDPPVQVKSHESKRVRRPPVRFGFEID from the coding sequence ATGTTCTTTGTTATTGTGGATTCCACATCAAAATGGATTGAAGCTTTTGTAATGCAGAGGACTACAGGAACTGCGGTGATTAAGGTGTTAATGGAGATATTTGCTCGCTTCGGGTTGCCAAAAGAAGTGGTTTCAGACAATGGACCGCCCTTCACGAGTCAGGAAGTGGATCAGTTCATGACACGGAGTGGAATTAAACACACTTATAGTGCACCATACCATCCCGCTTCAAACGGAGCCGCAGAGGGGGCTGTCAAGCTATGTAAACGGGCTCTGCGGAAAGCCACCAAAGAAAAGGTAGACTTGGATGTGGCATTGCAgtcctttttatttaactaccggAATTGTCCACACAGTACCACAGGTGAGTCTCCAGCCATGATGTTACAGAAACGAGCTCTGCGCTGTAGGCTAGACTTACTTCAACCAGGCGCCACAGTCGATCAACGAGTCCGGCAAGCTCAAGGCAAGCAGGTGGAAAGGTTCGCTAGCAAACCATTATATCAAATGAAGCAGGGAGATCCAGTTTGGTTGCAGGAATACAGCGGCCCCGATAAATGGGTGCCAGGAACAATATCGGAGGTAAAAGGAAACCGCAACTATGTCGTGACAAGGGAAAACGGTACCACCAGTCATAGGCATACTGATCAACTAAAGAAAAGATTCAAATATTGTGTACCACTCGGGACCCAATTTAAAAACAAGGAGGATATAGGTATAGAAGTGCCACAGTCGGTCGAGCTTCCGACCCAGACCGCTCAGGACGCGCCCGCGGCGCCCGCACAGCCCGGCACCAGTACCGACCCGCCCGTTCAGGTTAAAAGTCATGAGAGTAAAAGAGTTAGACGCCCGCCCGTCAGATTTGGTTTTGAGATAGATTAA